The Mastacembelus armatus chromosome 9, fMasArm1.2, whole genome shotgun sequence genome contains a region encoding:
- the rhobtb4 gene encoding rho related BTB domain containing 4 isoform X1, giving the protein MDIDTDYERPNVETIKCVVVGDNAVGKTRLICARACNATLTQYQLLATHVPTVWAIDQYRVCQEVLERSRDVVDEVSVSLRLWDTFGDHHKDRRFAYGRSDVVVLCFSLANPNSLRHVRTMWFPEIKHFCPRTPIILVGCQLDLRYADLDAVNRARRPLAKPIKPTDILPPERGHEVAKELGIPYYETSIVAQFGVKDVFDNAIRAALISRRHLQFWKSHLKKVQRPLLQAPFLPPRPPRPIVGIPDPPPTDGEGPDSLFCQPLCADVLFLLQNGMTHVFAHKVYLATSCSKFYDLFTLDLGGSYCMGPQGEEQESKENLENAEEDEQSRRGAKEQAGRTKSLDIDKDIADGGVRGLNRPQLLQQGSLRTSQSDNALPSRAQYSLGALGTGRALSGWGRGFLSVCLEHVDDPVTGRPRLMTVVAMDALIQEEPFKAVLQYLYTGSLDEGRGDLMQVATIAELLEVFDLRMMVANVLNRESFMNQEITKAFHVRRANRIKECLNKGTFADVVFRLDDGCLPAHKPLLISSCDWMAAMFRGSFMESYIKEVSIPDTSTACMRGVLEFLYCGLLTPCPGLEPIELIVLANRLCLPRLVALTEQHAVDELLQLAVKGVDIDGQVLAYLELAQFHNAKQLSAWCLHHICTNYNSICRKFPKDMKAISPENQRHFEKQRWPPVWFLKEEDRYLRSQKEREREEEILRKQHTKRGWCFWRHPSSSPHVS; this is encoded by the exons ATGGATATAGACACAGACTATGAGCGGCCCAATGTGGAAACCATTAAATGTGTGGTGGTAGGGGATAATGCAGTAGGCAAGACCAGGCTAATCTGTGCCCGGGCCTGCAATGCCACCCTCACACAGTATCAGCTGCTTGCCACCCACGTGCCAACAGTCTGGGCCATCGACCAGTACCGTGTATGCCAGGAG GTGTTAGAGAGATCTCGTGATGTAGTGGATGAGGTCAGTGTGTCTCTGAGACTATGGGACACATTTGGAGATCACCACAAAGACAGACGATTTGCCTATGGCAg GTCTGATGTGGTGGTGCTTTGCTTCTCTCTGGCCAATCCTAATTCCCTGCGCCATGTCCGCACCATGTGGTTCCCGGAGATCAAGCACTTCTGTCCTCGGACGCCCATCATCCTGGTTGGCTGCCAGCTGGATCTGCGTTATGCTGACTTGGATGCAGTTAACCGTGCACGGCGCCCTCTGGCCAA ACCCATCAAACCTACAGATATCCTTCCTCCAGAGAGAGGTCACGAGGTGGCAAAGGAACTTGGGATTCCCTACTATGAGACCAGCATTGTTGCACAATTTGGAGTCAAAGATGTTTTTGACAATGCTATTCGAGCTGCCCTAATCTCCCGTCGACACCTGCAGTTCTGGAAGTCTCACCTGAAAAAGGTTCAGAGGCCTCTTCTCCAGGCGCCCTTCCTGCCTCCTCGTCCACCACGCCCTATAGTGGGCATCCCAGACCCCCCTCCCACAGACGGTGAGGGCCCTGATTCCCTTTTCTGCCAGCCACTGTGTGCAGATGTTCTTTTCCTTCTGCAGAATGGCATGACCCACGTCTTTGCACACAAAGTCTATCTGGCTACATCTTGCTCCAAGTTCTATGATCTCTTCACCCTTGATCTTGGTGGATCATACTGCATGGGGCCCCAGGGGGAGGAACAGGAGAGCAAAGAAAATCTGGAGAATGCGGAGGAAGATGagcagagcaggagaggagCCAAGGAGCAAGCTGGGCGCACTAAGAGCCTGGACATTGATAAAGACATAGCTGATGGAGGAGTGCGAGGCCTGAATCGACCCCAGCTGCTCCAGCAGGGCTCTTTGAGGACTTCGCAGAGTGATAATGCACTCCCCTCTCGAGCCCAGTACTCCCTGGGAGCACTGGGGACTGGTCGAGCACTTTCAGGGTGGGGAAGGGGAttcctgagtgtgtgtctggagCATGTTGATGATCCTGTGACTGGACGACCACGACTCATGACCGTGGTAGCCATGGATGCACTTATACAGGAAGAACCATTCAAG GCAGTGCTTCAGTACTTGTACACAGGCAGTCTAGACGAGGGCCGAGGGGATCTGATGCAGGTGGCCACCATTGCAGAGCTGCTTGAGGTCTTTGACCTGAGGATGATGGTGGCAAATGTACTGAACAGAGAAAGCTTCATGAACCAGGAGATTACCAAAGCATTCCATGTCCGCAGAGCCAACCGCATCAAGGAGTGTCTCAATAAAGGGACATTTGCTG ATGTGGTGTTCCGACTGGACGATGGCTGCCTCCCGGCCCACAAGCCCCTGCTCATCTCCAGCTGCGACTGGATGGCTGCCATGTTCCGTGGCTCTTTCATGGAAAGCTACATCAAGGAG GTGTCTATTCCTGATACCAGTACAGCCTGTATGCGTGGAGTGTTGGAGTTCCTGTACTGTGGTCTGCTGACACCTTGTCCTGGACTGGAACCCATTGAACTGATTGTTCTGGCCAACCGTCTCTGTTTGCCGCGCCTTGTCGCCCTCACCG AACAACATGCTGTGGATGAGCTTCTCCAGTTGGCAGTGAAAGGTGTTGACATTGATGGACAGGTGTTGGCTTACCTTGAGCTTGCACAG TTCCACAATGCCAAACAACTATCAGCTTGGTGTCTCCATCACATCTGCACTAATTACAATAGCATCTGCCGCAAGTTTCCCAAAGACATGAAGGCCATATCTCCAG AAAACCAGAGACACTTTGAGAAGCAGCGCTGGCCTCCCGTGTGGTTCCTGAAGGAGGAAGACCGCTATCTGCGCTCTCAGAAAGAACGTGAGCGTGAGGAAGAGATCTTGCGCAAACAACACACTAAACGGGGATGGTGTTTCTGGAGACACCCATCCTCCTCTCCACATGTATCTTAA
- the rhobtb4 gene encoding rho related BTB domain containing 4 isoform X2, which yields MWVNSGTVGRALSMDIDTDYERPNVETIKCVVVGDNAVGKTRLICARACNATLTQYQLLATHVPTVWAIDQYRVCQEVLERSRDVVDEVSVSLRLWDTFGDHHKDRRFAYGRSDVVVLCFSLANPNSLRHVRTMWFPEIKHFCPRTPIILVGCQLDLRYADLDAVNRARRPLAKPIKPTDILPPERGHEVAKELGIPYYETSIVAQFGVKDVFDNAIRAALISRRHLQFWKSHLKKVQRPLLQAPFLPPRPPRPIVGIPDPPPTDGEGPDSLFCQPLCADVLFLLQNGMTHVFAHKVYLATSCSKFYDLFTLDLGGSYCMGPQGEEQESKENLENAEEDEQSRRGAKEQAGRTKSLDIDKDIADGGVRGLNRPQLLQQGSLRTSQSDNALPSRAQYSLGALGTGRALSGWGRGFLSVCLEHVDDPVTGRPRLMTVVAMDALIQEEPFKAVLQYLYTGSLDEGRGDLMQVATIAELLEVFDLRMMVANVLNRESFMNQEITKAFHVRRANRIKECLNKGTFADVVFRLDDGCLPAHKPLLISSCDWMAAMFRGSFMESYIKEVSIPDTSTACMRGVLEFLYCGLLTPCPGLEPIELIVLANRLCLPRLVALTEQHAVDELLQLAVKGVDIDGQVLAYLELAQFHNAKQLSAWCLHHICTNYNSICRKFPKDMKAISPENQRHFEKQRWPPVWFLKEEDRYLRSQKEREREEEILRKQHTKRGWCFWRHPSSSPHVS from the exons GGCCCTCTCCATGGATATAGACACAGACTATGAGCGGCCCAATGTGGAAACCATTAAATGTGTGGTGGTAGGGGATAATGCAGTAGGCAAGACCAGGCTAATCTGTGCCCGGGCCTGCAATGCCACCCTCACACAGTATCAGCTGCTTGCCACCCACGTGCCAACAGTCTGGGCCATCGACCAGTACCGTGTATGCCAGGAG GTGTTAGAGAGATCTCGTGATGTAGTGGATGAGGTCAGTGTGTCTCTGAGACTATGGGACACATTTGGAGATCACCACAAAGACAGACGATTTGCCTATGGCAg GTCTGATGTGGTGGTGCTTTGCTTCTCTCTGGCCAATCCTAATTCCCTGCGCCATGTCCGCACCATGTGGTTCCCGGAGATCAAGCACTTCTGTCCTCGGACGCCCATCATCCTGGTTGGCTGCCAGCTGGATCTGCGTTATGCTGACTTGGATGCAGTTAACCGTGCACGGCGCCCTCTGGCCAA ACCCATCAAACCTACAGATATCCTTCCTCCAGAGAGAGGTCACGAGGTGGCAAAGGAACTTGGGATTCCCTACTATGAGACCAGCATTGTTGCACAATTTGGAGTCAAAGATGTTTTTGACAATGCTATTCGAGCTGCCCTAATCTCCCGTCGACACCTGCAGTTCTGGAAGTCTCACCTGAAAAAGGTTCAGAGGCCTCTTCTCCAGGCGCCCTTCCTGCCTCCTCGTCCACCACGCCCTATAGTGGGCATCCCAGACCCCCCTCCCACAGACGGTGAGGGCCCTGATTCCCTTTTCTGCCAGCCACTGTGTGCAGATGTTCTTTTCCTTCTGCAGAATGGCATGACCCACGTCTTTGCACACAAAGTCTATCTGGCTACATCTTGCTCCAAGTTCTATGATCTCTTCACCCTTGATCTTGGTGGATCATACTGCATGGGGCCCCAGGGGGAGGAACAGGAGAGCAAAGAAAATCTGGAGAATGCGGAGGAAGATGagcagagcaggagaggagCCAAGGAGCAAGCTGGGCGCACTAAGAGCCTGGACATTGATAAAGACATAGCTGATGGAGGAGTGCGAGGCCTGAATCGACCCCAGCTGCTCCAGCAGGGCTCTTTGAGGACTTCGCAGAGTGATAATGCACTCCCCTCTCGAGCCCAGTACTCCCTGGGAGCACTGGGGACTGGTCGAGCACTTTCAGGGTGGGGAAGGGGAttcctgagtgtgtgtctggagCATGTTGATGATCCTGTGACTGGACGACCACGACTCATGACCGTGGTAGCCATGGATGCACTTATACAGGAAGAACCATTCAAG GCAGTGCTTCAGTACTTGTACACAGGCAGTCTAGACGAGGGCCGAGGGGATCTGATGCAGGTGGCCACCATTGCAGAGCTGCTTGAGGTCTTTGACCTGAGGATGATGGTGGCAAATGTACTGAACAGAGAAAGCTTCATGAACCAGGAGATTACCAAAGCATTCCATGTCCGCAGAGCCAACCGCATCAAGGAGTGTCTCAATAAAGGGACATTTGCTG ATGTGGTGTTCCGACTGGACGATGGCTGCCTCCCGGCCCACAAGCCCCTGCTCATCTCCAGCTGCGACTGGATGGCTGCCATGTTCCGTGGCTCTTTCATGGAAAGCTACATCAAGGAG GTGTCTATTCCTGATACCAGTACAGCCTGTATGCGTGGAGTGTTGGAGTTCCTGTACTGTGGTCTGCTGACACCTTGTCCTGGACTGGAACCCATTGAACTGATTGTTCTGGCCAACCGTCTCTGTTTGCCGCGCCTTGTCGCCCTCACCG AACAACATGCTGTGGATGAGCTTCTCCAGTTGGCAGTGAAAGGTGTTGACATTGATGGACAGGTGTTGGCTTACCTTGAGCTTGCACAG TTCCACAATGCCAAACAACTATCAGCTTGGTGTCTCCATCACATCTGCACTAATTACAATAGCATCTGCCGCAAGTTTCCCAAAGACATGAAGGCCATATCTCCAG AAAACCAGAGACACTTTGAGAAGCAGCGCTGGCCTCCCGTGTGGTTCCTGAAGGAGGAAGACCGCTATCTGCGCTCTCAGAAAGAACGTGAGCGTGAGGAAGAGATCTTGCGCAAACAACACACTAAACGGGGATGGTGTTTCTGGAGACACCCATCCTCCTCTCCACATGTATCTTAA